The following coding sequences are from one Priestia megaterium NBRC 15308 = ATCC 14581 window:
- a CDS encoding putative RNA methyltransferase, whose amino-acid sequence MPKKIKSAKRVNEFESLFKCPFCENSMRVVNDRSLICAKKHTFDFAKQGYVNLLPRPSNSHYTKELFEARHKIIMESNLYTSMHKTITKMIKEHMDVAINPFTVLDLGCGEGSHLQKIVDECKSPAITGIGLDISKESIIMASKKYKDSIWLIGDLAKSPLVDESVHVILNIFSPSNYKEFKRTLVQDGLVIKIVPRPNYLKELREFLFNKTEKEIYRNDKIVSLFKKHFYLLDVFSLSYTMNLNQAELKNLVQMTPLAWSSDKGRINTYINQDSAEVTIDLDILIGVNK is encoded by the coding sequence ATGCCAAAAAAAATAAAAAGTGCAAAACGTGTGAATGAGTTTGAATCATTATTTAAATGCCCATTCTGTGAAAATTCAATGAGGGTCGTCAATGACAGAAGCCTAATATGTGCTAAAAAACATACTTTTGACTTCGCAAAACAAGGATATGTAAACTTATTGCCCCGTCCCTCGAACAGTCATTACACGAAAGAATTGTTCGAAGCAAGGCATAAAATCATTATGGAAAGTAACTTATACACTTCTATGCATAAAACGATTACGAAAATGATAAAGGAGCATATGGATGTTGCTATCAATCCTTTTACGGTTCTAGATCTAGGGTGTGGAGAAGGCTCCCATTTACAAAAAATTGTGGACGAGTGTAAAAGTCCAGCAATAACTGGCATTGGTCTAGATATTTCAAAAGAAAGCATCATTATGGCTTCTAAGAAATACAAAGATTCAATTTGGCTTATAGGAGATTTAGCAAAATCACCGCTAGTCGATGAATCGGTTCATGTGATTCTTAATATCTTTTCTCCTTCAAATTACAAGGAATTCAAGAGAACTTTAGTTCAAGATGGACTGGTCATTAAAATTGTTCCTCGTCCCAACTATTTAAAGGAACTACGAGAATTTCTCTTCAACAAAACTGAAAAAGAGATCTATAGAAATGATAAAATCGTGTCGCTTTTTAAAAAGCATTTCTATCTACTGGATGTATTCAGTTTGAGTTATACAATGAACCTTAATCAGGCAGAGCTTAAAAATTTGGTTCAAATGACTCCTCTTGCCTGGTCTTCAGATAAAGGGCGTATTAATACGTATATAAATCAGGATTCTGCTGAGGTCACGATAGATTTAGATATTTTAATTGGAGTAAATAAGTAA
- a CDS encoding erythromycin resistance leader peptide yields MTHFMRLRFPTLNQ; encoded by the coding sequence ATGACACACTTTATGAGACTTCGTTTCCCAACTTTGAACCAGTAA